In Xanthomonas sp. SI, the following are encoded in one genomic region:
- the tatB gene encoding Sec-independent protein translocase protein TatB, whose amino-acid sequence MFDIGFSELLLIAVVALVVLGPERLPKAARFAGLWVRRARAQWDSVKQELERELEAEELKRSLQDVQASLRQAETQLRDSGQQLQRETDALRREIDPTGPEPLAEAAPAGSEPQPTAPAPEALPPSGAPAAAPAVPATAPAAPAAHPHPHAASDAPPPAAHEPAHTPPAPGAAPPNGDPEAPR is encoded by the coding sequence GTGTTCGATATCGGATTCAGCGAACTGCTGCTGATCGCAGTGGTGGCGCTGGTGGTGCTCGGCCCGGAACGCCTGCCCAAGGCAGCGCGCTTCGCCGGCCTGTGGGTGCGCCGCGCGCGCGCGCAGTGGGATTCGGTGAAGCAGGAACTGGAGCGCGAACTGGAAGCCGAGGAACTCAAGCGCAGCCTGCAGGACGTGCAGGCCTCGTTGCGCCAGGCCGAAACGCAGTTGCGCGACAGCGGCCAACAGCTGCAGCGCGAAACCGACGCGCTGCGCCGCGAGATCGACCCGACCGGACCGGAACCGCTCGCCGAGGCCGCGCCTGCGGGCAGCGAACCGCAGCCGACGGCGCCAGCGCCGGAAGCCTTGCCGCCGTCGGGCGCTCCCGCCGCTGCCCCCGCGGTGCCGGCTACCGCGCCAGCGGCGCCAGCCGCGCATCCGCATCCGCACGCAGCAAGCGACGCACCGCCGCCCGCCGCGCACGAGCCGGCCCACACACCGCCGGCGCCTGGCGCCGCACCGCCCAACGGCGATCCTGAGGCGCCGCGATGA
- a CDS encoding methyl-accepting chemotaxis protein yields the protein MIRLLRRYPVGPRLTFAFAALLLLCGALIVASLASMAMARHQLDDISLDKMEKIRLSDAMVTAQARLEIGLLNDVILTNPDEKREIVRAIGQAARDYAQVRRKLFAMRLDPADRTGAQRRAAIDQAYVQVQPFQTQVLALAADNQNLDAQTLHLYTLQPLLANWQQAIQRNATHLRSLSDQAYTDAVTTMDRARWMLLIGGGLLLAVSTWLGWCITQSLVRPLREGTRIAAAIAAGRLDAPLPVHGNDEAAELLRSMQTMQAQLRAVLAEQRQMAQRHAAGAVAHRSDAAGFPGEYGQLLHDANALVDLHVGTVQSTVALMQRYAIGDLSEDMPRLPGEQAAISDTMDAIKANLGALNRDIWHLAAAAAAGDFSARGDVGRHQHDFRTMLESLNQLMATVDGNLGALSTLLRAIACGDLGVRMHGEFHGVFAGMRDDANATADQLAGIVAGIQQAAAAIDSEAGAIAGGHQDLSRRSAEQAGALERTAASAAQLTETVKQNAAHADQANQLATVAASVARQGGAAIDEAVAAMQGVQGSSRKIGEIIAVIDSIAFQTNILALNAAVEAARAGEQGRGFAVVASEVRALAQRSAGAAKEIKTLIEASLSQVAVASAQVHGAGQTMGRVLASMREVNDVVAGIAVASQAQSAGIEQVGQAMAQMDRSTQQNLALVEQATAASHALEQQAGTLAAAVAVFRLQPAVPERRPVAAAPASVPAGLALAVGG from the coding sequence ATGATCCGTCTCCTTCGCCGTTATCCCGTCGGTCCCCGACTGACCTTCGCCTTCGCGGCCCTGCTGCTGCTCTGCGGCGCGCTGATCGTCGCCAGCCTGGCCTCGATGGCCATGGCGCGTCACCAGCTCGACGACATCAGCCTGGACAAGATGGAGAAGATCCGCCTGTCCGATGCCATGGTCACCGCCCAGGCGCGGCTGGAAATCGGCCTGCTCAACGATGTGATCCTGACCAACCCCGACGAGAAGCGCGAGATCGTGCGCGCGATCGGCCAGGCCGCGCGCGACTACGCGCAGGTACGCCGCAAGCTGTTCGCGATGCGCCTGGATCCGGCCGACCGCACCGGCGCGCAGCGCCGCGCCGCGATCGACCAGGCCTATGTCCAGGTGCAGCCGTTCCAGACCCAGGTGCTGGCGCTGGCCGCCGACAACCAGAACTTGGACGCGCAGACCCTGCATCTGTACACGCTGCAGCCATTGCTGGCGAACTGGCAGCAGGCGATCCAGCGCAATGCCACGCACCTGCGCTCGCTCAGCGACCAGGCGTATACCGATGCGGTGACGACGATGGACCGCGCGCGCTGGATGCTGTTGATCGGCGGCGGCCTGCTGCTGGCGGTCAGCACCTGGCTGGGTTGGTGCATCACCCAGAGCCTGGTGCGGCCGCTGCGCGAAGGCACGCGGATCGCCGCGGCGATCGCCGCCGGCCGGCTCGACGCACCGCTGCCGGTGCACGGCAACGACGAGGCCGCCGAGCTGCTGCGCAGCATGCAGACCATGCAGGCGCAGTTGCGCGCGGTGCTCGCCGAGCAACGGCAGATGGCGCAGCGCCACGCCGCCGGCGCGGTCGCGCACCGCAGCGACGCGGCAGGGTTCCCGGGCGAATACGGGCAACTGCTGCACGATGCCAATGCGCTGGTCGACCTGCACGTGGGCACGGTGCAGTCCACGGTCGCGTTGATGCAGCGCTACGCCATCGGCGACCTCAGCGAGGACATGCCGCGCCTGCCCGGCGAGCAGGCGGCGATCTCCGACACCATGGACGCGATCAAGGCCAACCTCGGCGCGCTCAACCGCGACATCTGGCACCTGGCGGCGGCCGCGGCGGCCGGCGATTTCAGCGCGCGCGGCGACGTCGGCCGCCACCAGCACGATTTCCGCACCATGCTGGAAAGCCTGAACCAGCTGATGGCGACCGTGGACGGCAACCTCGGCGCGCTGTCGACGCTGCTGCGCGCGATCGCCTGCGGCGACCTGGGCGTGCGCATGCATGGCGAATTCCATGGCGTGTTCGCGGGCATGCGCGACGACGCCAACGCCACCGCCGACCAGCTGGCGGGGATCGTGGCCGGCATCCAGCAGGCGGCGGCGGCGATCGACAGCGAGGCCGGCGCCATCGCCGGCGGGCACCAGGACCTGTCGCGCCGCAGCGCCGAGCAGGCCGGTGCGCTGGAGCGTACCGCGGCATCGGCGGCGCAACTGACCGAGACGGTCAAACAGAACGCCGCGCACGCGGACCAGGCCAACCAGTTGGCGACCGTCGCGGCGTCGGTCGCGCGCCAGGGCGGCGCGGCGATCGACGAAGCAGTGGCGGCGATGCAGGGCGTGCAGGGCTCGTCGCGCAAGATCGGCGAGATCATCGCGGTGATCGACAGCATCGCGTTCCAGACCAACATCCTGGCCCTGAACGCGGCGGTGGAGGCGGCGCGTGCCGGCGAGCAGGGGCGCGGCTTCGCCGTGGTCGCCAGCGAGGTGCGCGCGCTGGCGCAGCGCTCGGCCGGGGCGGCGAAGGAGATCAAGACGCTGATCGAAGCCTCCCTGTCCCAGGTCGCGGTGGCCTCGGCGCAGGTCCACGGCGCCGGCCAGACCATGGGCCGGGTGCTGGCTTCGATGCGCGAGGTCAACGACGTCGTGGCCGGGATCGCGGTGGCCTCGCAGGCGCAGTCGGCCGGCATCGAGCAGGTCGGCCAGGCGATGGCGCAGATGGACCGCAGCACGCAGCAGAACCTGGCGCTGGTGGAGCAGGCCACCGCGGCCTCGCATGCGCTGGAACAGCAGGCCGGCACGCTGGCCGCGGCGGTGGCGGTGTTCCGGCTGCAGCCGGCGGTGCCGGAACGGCGGCCCGTGGCCGCTGCGCCGGCGTCAGTGCCTGCCGGACTCGCCCTCGCCGTTGGCGGCTAA
- the hemH gene encoding ferrochelatase: MSDAPETAVLVVNLGTPEAPTAPAVARYLAEFLGDKRVVAIPRLFWWPLLNWVILPRRSPRSAEKYALVWLPEGSPLAVYTRRLTEGMQRELPGHRVAWAMRYGTPALAPALDALRDGGVRRIVVLPLYPQYSTTTTASIEDVVQAWQARNPQLPVTLIEDYPTDPGWVEAVADSVRAHWAQHGRGETLFFSFHGLPQRVANNGDPYPQRCEASAQAIAAALGLSADEWQLGYQSRFGAERWLQPYAEPSLWQLAEQGTKRVDVICPGFATDCLETLEEVAMGFVETCAARGMQVRYIPCLNDAPAHARALAQLAARAA; the protein is encoded by the coding sequence ATGAGCGACGCACCCGAGACCGCCGTGCTGGTGGTGAATCTAGGCACGCCCGAGGCGCCGACCGCGCCTGCGGTCGCCCGTTACCTGGCCGAATTCCTCGGCGACAAACGCGTGGTCGCCATCCCCAGGCTGTTCTGGTGGCCGCTGCTGAACTGGGTGATCCTGCCGCGGCGCTCGCCGCGTTCGGCAGAGAAGTACGCGCTGGTGTGGCTGCCGGAAGGCTCGCCGCTGGCGGTGTACACCCGGCGCCTGACCGAGGGCATGCAGCGCGAACTGCCCGGGCACCGCGTGGCCTGGGCGATGCGCTACGGCACCCCGGCGCTGGCGCCGGCACTGGACGCGCTGCGCGACGGCGGCGTGCGCCGGATCGTGGTGCTGCCGCTGTACCCGCAGTATTCGACCACCACCACCGCCTCGATCGAGGACGTGGTGCAGGCCTGGCAGGCGCGCAATCCGCAGCTGCCGGTGACCCTGATCGAGGACTATCCGACCGATCCGGGCTGGGTCGAGGCGGTGGCCGACAGCGTGCGTGCGCATTGGGCGCAGCACGGCCGCGGCGAGACCCTGTTCTTCTCCTTCCATGGCCTGCCGCAGCGCGTGGCCAACAACGGCGACCCGTATCCGCAACGCTGCGAGGCCAGCGCGCAGGCGATCGCCGCGGCGCTGGGCCTGAGCGCCGACGAATGGCAGCTCGGCTACCAGTCGCGCTTCGGCGCCGAGCGTTGGCTGCAGCCGTATGCCGAGCCGAGCCTGTGGCAGCTGGCCGAGCAGGGCACCAAGCGGGTCGACGTGATCTGCCCGGGCTTCGCCACCGACTGCCTGGAAACGCTGGAAGAAGTGGCGATGGGCTTCGTCGAGACCTGCGCCGCGCGCGGCATGCAGGTGCGCTACATCCCCTGCCTCAACGACGCCCCGGCGCACGCGCGCGCGCTGGCGCAGCTGGCCGCCCGCGCCGCATGA
- the tatC gene encoding twin-arginine translocase subunit TatC, which produces MNPEAESSLIEHLVELRARLVRALLGLGVVVLALLPFSKPIYTWLAAPMLAQLPIGQSVIATHPAGAVFAPLKLTFFVGVFIAVPWLLYQAWAFVAPGLYQREKRLALPLLASAVLLFYVGCAFAYFLVLPAVFHFLTTFKPDIIQLTPDAGAYLDFVLAIFFAFGASFELPVALVILALLGWVTPQQLREGRGYAVVGIFVLAAVLTPPDVVSQLMLAIPMCLLYEIGIIAASAVTKKPSEAEIRD; this is translated from the coding sequence ATGAATCCGGAAGCCGAAAGCAGCCTGATCGAGCATCTGGTCGAATTGCGCGCGCGCCTGGTGCGCGCGCTGCTCGGCCTGGGCGTGGTGGTGCTGGCGCTGCTGCCGTTCTCCAAGCCCATCTACACTTGGCTGGCCGCGCCGATGCTGGCGCAGCTGCCGATCGGGCAGAGCGTGATCGCCACCCACCCGGCCGGCGCGGTGTTCGCGCCGCTCAAGCTGACCTTTTTCGTGGGCGTGTTCATCGCCGTGCCGTGGCTGCTGTACCAGGCCTGGGCGTTCGTCGCCCCGGGCCTGTACCAGCGCGAGAAGCGCCTGGCGCTGCCGCTGCTGGCCTCGGCGGTGCTGCTGTTCTACGTGGGCTGCGCCTTCGCCTATTTCCTGGTGCTGCCGGCGGTGTTCCACTTCCTGACCACGTTCAAGCCGGACATCATCCAGCTCACCCCGGACGCCGGCGCCTACCTGGATTTCGTGCTGGCGATCTTCTTCGCCTTCGGCGCCAGCTTCGAGCTGCCGGTGGCGCTGGTGATCCTGGCCCTGCTCGGCTGGGTCACCCCGCAGCAACTGCGCGAAGGCCGCGGCTACGCGGTGGTCGGCATCTTCGTGCTGGCCGCGGTGCTGACCCCGCCGGACGTGGTCTCGCAGCTGATGCTGGCGATCCCGATGTGCCTGCTGTACGAGATCGGCATCATTGCGGCTAGTGCGGTAACCAAGAAGCCGTCTGAAGCCGAGATTCGGGATTAG
- the tatA gene encoding Sec-independent protein translocase subunit TatA: MGGFSIWHWLVVLVIVLLVFGTKRLTSGAKDLGSAVKEFKKGMRDEDKPAGQLGDESRSSEQSRETQAERDRDAR, from the coding sequence ATGGGCGGTTTTAGCATCTGGCACTGGCTTGTCGTGCTGGTGATCGTGCTGCTGGTGTTCGGCACCAAGCGGCTGACCAGCGGCGCCAAGGATCTGGGCAGTGCGGTCAAGGAATTCAAGAAAGGCATGCGCGACGAGGACAAACCCGCCGGCCAGCTCGGCGACGAGTCGCGCAGCAGCGAGCAGTCCCGCGAGACCCAGGCCGAGCGCGACCGCGACGCGCGCTGA
- a CDS encoding BPSS1780 family membrane protein, producing MIEIRKLPASAGAEWLLSGIALLRRAPLALGLLGVIWGLAALLALLMGALNPTLGMLAQLLLGLAGPLLFGGLVWAVREVDLGRVAQPAHLLQGLHDGRAPRLLVALLPQVLVGLALGALALVVVGQSGWEQLGTVMNKLNELGQSSAQPDPAQVEQLVATLPAMRILLWLLMVFVGFVAVTLTLFVLAPQVMFDGRGGLAAMRNSLRACLHNLPAMLVFFILAFIAMFALYFALVLVILLVQALAGPTIAALVAQLLLMALAMPALAGAVYAAWKQMFVHSGDAAPAVPPPPSNVFAA from the coding sequence ATGATCGAGATTCGCAAGCTGCCGGCCTCGGCCGGCGCGGAATGGCTGTTGAGCGGTATTGCGCTGCTGCGCCGGGCGCCGCTGGCGCTGGGCCTGCTGGGCGTGATCTGGGGCCTGGCGGCGCTGTTGGCGCTGCTGATGGGCGCGCTGAACCCGACCCTGGGCATGCTGGCGCAATTGCTGCTGGGCTTGGCAGGACCGCTGCTGTTCGGCGGCTTGGTGTGGGCGGTGCGCGAAGTGGACCTGGGCCGCGTCGCGCAGCCGGCGCACCTGCTGCAGGGGTTGCACGACGGCCGCGCGCCGCGCCTGCTGGTGGCGCTGCTGCCGCAGGTGCTGGTCGGCCTGGCGCTGGGCGCGCTGGCCCTGGTGGTGGTCGGCCAGAGCGGCTGGGAGCAGCTGGGCACGGTGATGAACAAGCTCAACGAACTCGGCCAGTCCAGCGCCCAGCCGGATCCGGCGCAGGTCGAGCAGCTGGTGGCCACGCTGCCGGCGATGCGCATCCTGCTGTGGCTGCTGATGGTGTTCGTCGGCTTCGTGGCGGTGACGCTGACCCTGTTCGTGCTCGCCCCGCAGGTGATGTTCGACGGTCGCGGCGGCCTGGCGGCGATGCGCAACAGCCTGCGCGCCTGCCTGCACAACCTGCCGGCGATGCTGGTGTTCTTCATCCTCGCCTTCATCGCGATGTTCGCGCTGTATTTCGCCCTGGTGCTGGTGATCCTGCTGGTGCAGGCGCTGGCCGGGCCGACCATCGCCGCCCTGGTCGCGCAATTGCTGCTGATGGCGCTGGCGATGCCGGCGCTGGCCGGCGCGGTCTACGCGGCCTGGAAGCAGATGTTCGTGCACAGCGGCGACGCCGCGCCGGCGGTGCCGCCGCCGCCTTCCAATGTGTTTGCGGCTTAA
- a CDS encoding glutamine amidotransferase, producing the protein MTPAPFLILETGEPVATMRRYGRFPHWIRVAAGLAERDTVVANVAGGAALPARTGFAGIIVTGSAAFVTDRADWSERSADWLREAAHAGTPLLGICYGHQLLAHALGGEVAYNPAGRESGTVHIDLHPPAFDDPLFAGLPERFPAHATHLQTVLRAPAGATVLARSAQDQCHAFRWGEAAWGVQFHPEFATHHMRGYVHARAECLRSAGRCARTIAREVSAAPLARKLLRRFVQHARGQQTAGGLAKPR; encoded by the coding sequence ATGACGCCTGCGCCCTTCCTGATCCTCGAAACCGGCGAGCCGGTGGCGACGATGCGGCGCTATGGGCGCTTCCCGCACTGGATCCGCGTCGCCGCCGGCCTGGCCGAGCGCGACACGGTGGTCGCCAATGTCGCCGGCGGCGCCGCATTGCCCGCGCGCACGGGCTTTGCCGGGATCATCGTCACCGGCTCGGCCGCCTTCGTCACCGACCGCGCCGACTGGAGCGAGCGCTCGGCCGACTGGCTGCGCGAGGCCGCCCACGCCGGCACGCCGCTGCTGGGCATCTGCTACGGGCATCAGCTGCTGGCGCATGCGCTGGGCGGGGAGGTTGCCTACAACCCGGCCGGGCGCGAATCGGGCACCGTGCACATCGACTTGCATCCGCCGGCGTTCGACGATCCGCTGTTCGCCGGCCTGCCCGAACGCTTCCCGGCCCACGCCACGCACCTGCAGACGGTGCTGCGCGCGCCGGCCGGCGCCACCGTGCTGGCGCGCTCGGCGCAGGACCAGTGCCATGCGTTCCGCTGGGGCGAGGCGGCCTGGGGCGTGCAGTTCCACCCGGAATTCGCCACCCACCACATGCGCGGCTACGTGCACGCCCGCGCCGAGTGTCTACGCAGCGCCGGCCGCTGCGCCCGTACCATCGCCCGCGAGGTCAGCGCCGCGCCGCTGGCGCGCAAGCTGCTGCGGCGCTTCGTTCAGCACGCGCGCGGCCAGCAAACCGCCGGCGGCCTGGCAAAACCGCGATAA
- a CDS encoding YSC84-related protein, whose amino-acid sequence MPRLPRLALLLSTTLFVGHAVAGPEEDERARNALRVLSDIQEIPEQSIPDKLLDEGRAIVVIPDTLKAGLVIGGRRGHGLMSVKRPDGTWSNPVFVKLTGGSIGFQVGVQSSDVVLVFRNDRSLDNIVNGKFTLGADAGVAAGPVGRNASAATDGQLKAEIWSWSRARGLFAGVALDGAALQIDDAADLNVYGSNTTPRMIFEGRTTGLPSNDVVAFRDKLEEATYAARQNRGTDSAGRSATAPPPPRPQSSAQAAPPPVAEPAAADGASTAPLQAPPQTPPPQGGFQPVSEGEIRTESLDGNR is encoded by the coding sequence ATGCCCCGCCTGCCGCGCCTCGCCCTGTTGTTGAGTACCACGCTGTTCGTCGGCCACGCCGTGGCCGGCCCGGAAGAAGACGAGCGCGCCCGCAACGCGCTGCGCGTGCTGAGCGACATCCAGGAGATCCCGGAGCAATCCATCCCCGACAAGCTGCTCGACGAGGGCCGCGCGATCGTGGTGATCCCGGACACGCTCAAGGCCGGCCTGGTCATCGGCGGCCGCCGCGGCCACGGCCTGATGTCGGTCAAGCGTCCCGACGGCACCTGGTCCAACCCGGTATTCGTCAAGCTCACCGGCGGCAGCATCGGCTTCCAGGTCGGCGTGCAGTCCTCCGACGTGGTGCTGGTGTTCCGCAACGACCGCAGCCTGGACAACATCGTCAACGGCAAGTTCACCCTCGGCGCCGATGCCGGCGTCGCTGCCGGCCCGGTCGGGCGCAACGCGTCGGCCGCCACCGACGGCCAGCTCAAGGCCGAGATCTGGTCGTGGTCGCGTGCGCGCGGCCTGTTCGCCGGCGTGGCGCTGGACGGCGCGGCGCTGCAGATCGACGATGCCGCCGACCTCAACGTGTACGGCAGCAACACCACCCCGCGCATGATCTTCGAAGGCCGCACCACCGGCCTGCCGTCCAACGACGTGGTCGCCTTCCGCGACAAGCTCGAGGAAGCCACCTACGCCGCGCGGCAGAACCGCGGCACCGACAGCGCCGGGCGTTCCGCCACGGCGCCGCCGCCGCCGCGGCCGCAATCGTCGGCGCAGGCCGCACCGCCGCCGGTCGCCGAACCCGCTGCCGCCGACGGCGCCAGCACCGCACCGTTGCAGGCTCCGCCGCAGACGCCGCCGCCACAGGGCGGCTTCCAGCCGGTGTCCGAAGGCGAGATCCGCACCGAATCGCTGGACGGCAACCGCTAG
- a CDS encoding GspE/PulE family protein produces the protein MDTRPAAQPPAVPVPAAVSLPPGRLNFERVVAALLADGLVAPAERGRMQFSAQSARTVSDVHPLVLLSNLKLAATRPPGSELGLERLTEWLAQRCGLRYLRIDPTRVDVAAVTAVVSHAYARRHRILPLALDGERLLVATSEPLALDWLADVQHLARRRIEIAVVNPLDLHRYTMEFFGVTRSVRGAKDGRNEQSSGLPSFEQLVELGRGGDVNADDHHIVHIVDWLLQYAYEQRASDIHLEPRREAGRMRFRIDGVLHKVLEVPPAVMTAIVSRIKVLGRMDLAERRRPQDGRIKTRSPGGRETEMRLSTMPTAFGEKCVMRIFDPDAAFKSVDQLGFSVQEAAGWAALVERPHGIVLVTGPTGSGKTTTLYSTLKRLATPDVNVCSVEDPIEMIAPEFNQMQVQTNIDLDFASGVRTLLRQDPDIIMIGEIRDLETAQMAVQASLTGHLVLSTLHTNDAPSAITRLLDLGVPHYLVASTLNGVLAQRLVRTLCSHCKRPHTLSDLEWDALREPGEALPDDLQVHAPVGCLECRRTGYLGRVGLYELLPVTPRLRTLIRADMDLAGFSRAAQAEGVRSLRRAGLEKVAAGLTTIEEVLSVLPPRE, from the coding sequence ATGGATACGCGACCTGCCGCGCAGCCGCCCGCCGTGCCTGTACCCGCCGCCGTGTCGCTGCCGCCGGGGCGCCTGAATTTCGAGCGCGTGGTCGCCGCGCTGCTCGCCGACGGCCTGGTCGCGCCGGCCGAGCGCGGCCGCATGCAGTTCTCGGCGCAGTCCGCGCGCACCGTCAGCGACGTGCATCCGCTGGTGCTGCTGTCCAACCTGAAACTGGCCGCCACCCGCCCGCCGGGCAGCGAACTGGGCCTGGAACGGCTGACCGAATGGCTGGCGCAGCGCTGCGGCCTGCGCTACCTGCGCATCGATCCGACCCGGGTCGACGTGGCCGCGGTCACCGCCGTGGTCTCGCATGCCTACGCGCGCCGCCACCGCATCCTGCCGCTGGCGCTGGACGGCGAACGCCTGCTGGTGGCGACCAGCGAGCCGCTGGCGCTGGACTGGCTGGCCGACGTGCAACACCTGGCGCGGCGCCGGATCGAGATCGCGGTGGTCAACCCGCTGGACCTGCATCGCTACACGATGGAGTTCTTCGGCGTGACCCGCTCGGTACGCGGGGCCAAGGACGGGCGCAACGAGCAGAGCAGCGGCCTGCCCAGCTTCGAGCAGCTGGTGGAACTGGGCCGCGGCGGCGACGTCAACGCCGACGACCACCACATCGTGCACATCGTCGACTGGCTGCTGCAGTACGCCTACGAGCAGCGCGCCAGCGACATCCACCTGGAACCGCGGCGCGAGGCCGGGCGCATGCGCTTCCGCATCGACGGCGTGCTGCACAAGGTGCTGGAAGTGCCGCCGGCGGTGATGACCGCCATCGTCAGCAGGATCAAGGTGCTCGGGCGCATGGACCTGGCCGAGCGCCGGCGCCCGCAGGACGGGCGCATCAAGACCCGCTCGCCGGGCGGGCGCGAGACCGAGATGCGCCTGTCGACCATGCCCACCGCGTTCGGCGAGAAGTGCGTGATGCGCATCTTCGACCCGGACGCGGCGTTCAAGAGTGTGGACCAGCTCGGTTTCAGCGTGCAGGAAGCGGCCGGCTGGGCGGCGCTGGTCGAGCGCCCGCACGGCATCGTGCTGGTCACCGGCCCCACCGGCTCGGGCAAGACCACCACGCTGTATTCCACGCTCAAGCGCCTGGCCACCCCGGACGTGAACGTGTGCAGCGTTGAGGACCCGATCGAGATGATCGCGCCGGAGTTCAACCAGATGCAGGTGCAGACCAACATCGACCTGGATTTCGCCAGCGGCGTGCGCACCCTGCTGCGGCAGGACCCGGACATCATCATGATCGGCGAGATCCGCGACCTGGAAACCGCGCAGATGGCGGTGCAGGCCTCGCTGACCGGGCACCTGGTGCTGTCCACCCTGCACACCAACGACGCGCCCTCGGCGATCACCCGCCTGCTCGACCTGGGCGTGCCGCACTACCTGGTCGCCTCCACCCTCAACGGCGTGCTGGCGCAGCGCCTGGTGCGCACGCTGTGCAGCCACTGCAAGCGTCCGCACACGCTCAGCGACCTCGAATGGGACGCGCTGCGCGAGCCGGGCGAGGCGCTGCCGGACGACCTGCAGGTGCACGCCCCGGTCGGCTGCCTGGAATGCCGCCGCACCGGCTATCTGGGCCGGGTCGGCCTGTACGAACTGCTGCCGGTGACGCCGCGCCTGCGCACGCTGATCCGCGCCGACATGGACCTGGCCGGCTTCAGCCGCGCCGCGCAGGCCGAGGGCGTGCGCAGCCTGCGCCGCGCCGGCCTGGAAAAGGTGGCCGCCGGCCTGACCACCATCGAGGAAGTGCTGTCGGTGCTGCCGCCGCGCGAGTGA
- a CDS encoding alpha/beta hydrolase, translating to MTLRTFACPSRVGTLAGLRSGDPHGPKVLAVHGWLDNAASFVPLSAQLPQLDLVMLDLPGHGHSEPLPAGADYLLTGALHPLLDAADALGWERFAVIGHSMGAAIASTLAAAAPQRIEKLVAIEMLGGLAETVEGTLERLRDSVAATRRANASASPLRVFPDLAAPVRARMLANQLSEPAARLLVERGVEAVEGGYVWRSDRRLTLPTAVRLSEAQVQALLAGIDCPARVIYADPAQPYFPEPLRNERAARLRHGRVHVLPGTHHLHMEQPAAVAALLHDFF from the coding sequence ATGACGCTGCGCACCTTCGCCTGCCCTTCGCGGGTGGGCACGCTGGCCGGGCTGCGCAGCGGCGATCCGCATGGGCCCAAGGTGCTGGCGGTGCATGGCTGGCTGGACAACGCCGCCAGCTTCGTGCCGCTGAGCGCGCAGCTGCCGCAGTTGGACCTGGTGATGCTGGACCTGCCCGGCCACGGCCACAGCGAACCGTTGCCGGCCGGCGCCGACTATCTGCTGACCGGCGCGCTGCATCCGCTGCTGGACGCGGCCGACGCGCTGGGCTGGGAGCGCTTCGCGGTGATCGGCCATTCGATGGGCGCGGCGATCGCCAGCACCCTGGCCGCGGCGGCGCCGCAGCGCATCGAGAAGCTGGTCGCGATCGAAATGCTCGGCGGCCTGGCCGAGACCGTGGAGGGTACGCTGGAACGCCTGCGCGACAGCGTCGCCGCGACCCGCCGCGCCAACGCCAGCGCCTCGCCGCTGCGCGTGTTCCCCGACCTGGCCGCGCCGGTGCGCGCGCGGATGCTGGCCAACCAGCTCAGCGAGCCGGCGGCGCGGCTGCTGGTGGAACGCGGGGTCGAGGCGGTGGAGGGCGGCTACGTGTGGCGCAGCGACCGGCGCCTGACCCTGCCCACCGCGGTGCGGCTGAGCGAGGCGCAGGTGCAGGCGCTGCTGGCCGGCATCGACTGCCCGGCGCGGGTGATCTACGCCGACCCGGCGCAGCCGTATTTCCCCGAGCCGTTGCGCAACGAACGTGCGGCGCGGTTGCGCCATGGCCGCGTGCACGTGCTGCCCGGCACCCATCACCTGCACATGGAGCAGCCGGCCGCGGTGGCGGCGCTGTTGCACGACTTCTTCTGA